In the Xiamenia xianingshaonis genome, one interval contains:
- a CDS encoding cell division protein FtsQ/DivIB: protein MASNYSRKSGSSGSRRTASPRRSEGGRPYAARPSSGYVPSGHGHNSSASRRRPQQPDPRLRSVTVRDIERATRQKRARQTYRRRLVSLGVAAALVVVLVGAGVFLYHSSVFQIESVSFNGAEHLTNEEMVALADIDEGATLLNIDVSALRENLLEDAWIEEVAVHRVFPDSLEVDVTERTVAAVVEVPTSDGADTKDWAIASDGMWLMPIPKKGTEEAERTSERVYEDAAGALHITEVPYGTQPKVGERCDDANVNNALSIVDGLTTELADRVTSVKATETESTTLTIKDGPDIVFGTDEHVREKERVCLQIMEDHPEGVAYINVRTVDRPTWRAL from the coding sequence ATGGCATCAAACTACAGCCGGAAGTCCGGTTCCTCGGGTTCGCGCAGGACCGCTAGCCCGCGCCGGTCGGAAGGCGGGCGCCCCTATGCCGCGCGTCCGTCGTCGGGCTATGTGCCGTCGGGCCATGGACACAATTCGTCCGCCTCGCGGCGCCGTCCGCAGCAGCCCGATCCGCGCCTGCGCTCCGTTACCGTGCGCGACATCGAGCGGGCCACGCGCCAGAAGCGGGCCCGCCAGACGTATCGCCGCCGTTTGGTGTCGCTTGGCGTGGCAGCGGCGCTCGTGGTCGTGCTCGTGGGCGCAGGCGTCTTTCTGTACCATTCGAGCGTCTTTCAGATAGAAAGTGTCTCGTTCAACGGCGCCGAGCACCTTACGAACGAAGAGATGGTGGCCCTGGCCGACATCGACGAGGGGGCGACGCTGCTCAACATCGACGTGTCGGCCTTGCGCGAGAACCTGCTGGAAGACGCGTGGATCGAAGAGGTGGCCGTGCACCGGGTCTTTCCCGACTCGCTCGAGGTCGACGTGACCGAGCGCACGGTGGCGGCCGTCGTGGAAGTGCCCACCTCCGACGGCGCCGACACGAAGGACTGGGCCATCGCCTCTGACGGCATGTGGCTCATGCCCATTCCGAAGAAAGGCACCGAAGAGGCCGAGCGCACGAGCGAGCGCGTCTACGAAGACGCCGCCGGCGCCCTGCACATCACCGAGGTCCCCTACGGCACGCAGCCCAAGGTGGGCGAGCGCTGCGACGACGCGAACGTGAACAACGCGCTGTCCATCGTCGACGGCCTGACGACCGAGCTGGCCGACCGTGTGACCAGCGTAAAGGCCACCGAAACCGAATCGACGACGCTCACTATCAAAGACGGCCCCGACATTGTGTTCGGCACCGACGAACACGTGCGCGAAAAAGAGCGGGTCTGCCTGCAGATCATGGAAGACCACCCTGAAGGCGTGGCCTACATCAACGTGCGCACCGTCGATCGGCCCACCTGGCGGGCGCTGTAG
- the ftsZ gene encoding cell division protein FtsZ — MPKNLGEHLAVIKVVGVGGGGTNAVNRMVEAGVRGVEFIAVNTDRQALLMSDADKTIHIGEELTRGLGAGANPEVGCQAAEESRNEIREALAEADMVFVTAGEGGGTGTGAAPIIAEIAREEIGALTVGIVTKPFSFEGRTRRNQAEQGIDLLSQKVDTLIVIPNDRLLEIVDKKTSMLDAFRIADDTLRQGIQGVTDLITIPGLINLDFADIRTVMKDAGTAMMGIGVARGENRALDAALQATNSNLLDAAIAGASRVLFSIAGGPDLTLTEVDEAARTVESCADENANIIYGQIVDEGMGDEIRITVIATGFKMNAQAQQSMDFGRKDLFSDNVPQPISQMPPSTSYASLTSTPGRFDDEDYIPDFLKRQR; from the coding sequence ATGCCTAAGAATCTCGGCGAACATCTGGCGGTCATCAAGGTCGTCGGCGTAGGCGGCGGCGGCACCAACGCGGTGAACCGCATGGTGGAAGCGGGGGTTCGCGGCGTTGAGTTCATCGCCGTGAACACCGATCGACAGGCATTGCTCATGTCCGATGCCGACAAGACCATTCACATCGGCGAAGAGCTCACCCGCGGTCTGGGCGCTGGCGCAAACCCCGAAGTGGGCTGCCAGGCGGCCGAGGAAAGCCGCAACGAGATTCGCGAGGCGCTGGCCGAGGCCGACATGGTCTTCGTGACGGCCGGCGAAGGCGGCGGCACCGGCACGGGCGCCGCGCCCATCATCGCCGAGATCGCCCGCGAGGAAATCGGCGCGCTGACGGTGGGCATCGTCACGAAGCCGTTCTCTTTCGAAGGGCGCACGCGCCGCAACCAGGCGGAGCAGGGCATAGATCTGCTGTCCCAAAAAGTGGACACGCTCATCGTCATCCCCAACGACCGCCTGCTTGAGATCGTCGACAAGAAAACGTCGATGCTCGACGCCTTCCGCATCGCCGACGACACGCTGCGCCAGGGCATCCAGGGCGTGACGGACCTCATCACTATTCCTGGCCTCATCAACCTCGACTTCGCCGACATCCGCACGGTCATGAAGGACGCCGGCACCGCCATGATGGGCATCGGCGTCGCTCGCGGCGAGAACCGCGCCCTTGACGCGGCGCTGCAGGCCACGAACTCCAACCTGCTCGACGCGGCCATCGCCGGCGCGTCCCGCGTGCTGTTCTCCATCGCCGGCGGCCCGGACCTCACGCTGACCGAGGTCGACGAAGCCGCCCGCACGGTGGAAAGCTGCGCGGACGAGAACGCCAACATCATCTACGGCCAGATCGTCGACGAGGGCATGGGCGACGAGATCCGCATCACGGTCATCGCCACGGGCTTCAAGATGAACGCCCAGGCCCAGCAGTCCATGGATTTCGGCCGCAAGGACCTGTTCTCGGACAACGTGCCTCAGCCGATAAGCCAGATGCCGCCGAGCACGTCGTACGCGTCGCTGACCTCCACGCCGGGCCGCTTCGACGACGAAGACTACATTCCGGACTTCCTGAAGCGTCAGCGCTAA